AGGTCTAAAATTCATGCCGTCAACCCGGCAATAAACGTATCAATCGCCGTCGTGTCTTCGGCCCCGCCGGACTTGAGCGTGAGGTCGAGATCGAGCAGGCGGCGGTAGATCGTCTCAAGTTTTGAAAGAGTGAAGTTGCGAGCCTGCTTCACCAGTTTCTCTGCCGGATAAGGTTTCTGATTGAGAGTCTGCATCACCAGCGTGGTGTTGCCGCCGTTGTCTAAAATCTCCCGCACCAGCAACAACAACCGGAACTGCCGGACGATCATGCCGAAGATGGCGAACTGATCCTGGCTGGGCATGTTCAACAGGGTGTGATACTTGTTGATCGCCAACTGCGCGTTGCGCGTCCCCAGCGCGTCCACCAGGTCCCAAATCTCGGCTTCGCCCGCCGCCGGGGTGAGTTGCTCCACGTCGGCCTTTTCCACCGGGCGCGCCCAGTTCACGTAAGCCAGCAGTTTCTCAATTTCATGAGCCAGCATGCGCGGCTCGTCGCCAACCGCCGTCGCCAGCGCCTCGGCTCCGGCGGGCGAAAATTCGCCGCCGCCCGCTTTGGCCCGGCGAATGATCCACTGCATCATTTGTGGCCCCTGCGGCACGTCGAACTTTTTGATTTCAACGCCCGGCGCTTTCTCTGCCGCTTTGAGAATGCGGCTTCGCTCATTGACGGCTTTGGGTTCGACCAGCGCCAGCGCAGTGGACGGCATCAGTTCGGGGAAATAAGCAATGAGGCCGTCCACAAAATTTTGTGAGGATGCGCCAGCACCAGCCGCCTCTTCTGCGGAGTGGCCCGCGTCATCCGTCGTCTTGCCCGTCAGACGGGTCAGCAGGCCGCGAACGATGATGAGCCTTTTTTCGGTGAGGAAGGGCATGGTGTCGCACGCCCCGCGCAGTTCGGCCAGGGTGATCGTTTTGCCGTCGAGTTCGGCGATGTTGAGCGAGGCCAGCGACGGATCGCCCATCTCGGCCTTTAGCTCAGTCACGCGCCCGGCAATGGCGAAGTCGTCGTCGCCGTGAAGGATGGCTAGTTGCGGGAGGGGCATGAAGAGACGATGGACAATGGACGATAGACGATGGACAAACCGAAGTCGTCCGTCGTCTTTCGTCGTCAGCCGCGTGTTTCGATGCGGTGCATGACGGCGGGCGAAGTGCTCACCTTCTTCACCGACGCAATTTCCATCTCGCCCATCACACCGTTTGTGGTGATCTCGGCTTGCAGGCGCAGGCCGACGGGCTGGGCAAAGACGATGGCGGCCGTGGCGAAAGCCAGGGTGAGCGGCAGGCGCTCCAGCTTGTCGCGCCACGTTCGCGCCCCGATCAACGACACAAAGGCGGCCAACCCGGCGAAGGTTCCGGCGGTGACAAAGTTTGTGCCGCAGTTGGGATGAATCGCCAGATCATGCTCCCCGCCTTTCATCCGTTTCAAAGCTTCGTGGGCGGCGGCTTCCACTTCGTCGGTGGGCAGGTCGCCCAGGAGCCAGAAGCCGTTAGCGTCCGAGTAGCCGGCCATGCTCCGGCGCTTGCGGGCGGTGAGGACGTGAATGGTGGCGTGCTCCAGGCCGTGGTTGCGGCGGACGCGGGCGATGGGTTGGAGGGTGAGGAGGGAGTTCATGGGATTGGAGATTAGAGAATTGGAGATTCTCAATTGCGCATTGAGAATTGTGAATTGTGCATTTCAATCAGGAGCAGTCTATCCAAACCAGCCAAATCCTTGTGAACTTCCACTCGCGCTGAGGGGAAGTAGTGGCAGGCCAGGGATGCCGCCGCTTTGCCTTGTGTGGCCGCAGTTTCAGCCAGCAGTGCGCCTCCGGGCAGGAGATGATCGCCTGCGGTTGCCAGCAAACGCTCGATCACGCGCAAACCGTCCGGGCCGCCGTCGAGGGCCAGAGCCGGCTCGTGCCTGGCGACGGGCAAGGTCTCAAGTTCGGCGGTTGGGATGTAGGGCAGGTTGGCGCAAATCAGGTTCACCTTATCCACGCCCTCCAGCAGATCGCCGTGAATGAATTGTACCCGGTTGGCGACGCCGTGCGCAACAGCATTTGCCCGCGCCACATCCAGCGCGGCGGCAGAAATGTCAGTGGCGACGATGTGAGCATGAGGAAGCTTGACGGCGAGCGTTACGGCGATGATGCCGCTTCCCGTTCCCACGTCAACGACAGTGAACAGTGAACCGTCACCAGTGCCCTGTTCTCGCTCACTGTTCACTGCCCACTGTTCACTGATCACTATTGCTTTTTCTACAAGCAACTCAGTCTCAGGTCGTGGAATGAGAACGTCGGGCGTGATTTTGAAGTTGAGGCCGAAGAACTCCCACTGGCCGAGCAGGTAAGGCAGAGGTACGCCATGTTCAGCCTGCTCAACAAGCTTGGCGAAGCGTTCGCCTTGTTCGGGCGTCAGTTCGGCTTCGGGGTGGGCCAGCACCCACTCGCGGCTCTGGCCGAGAGTGTGGGCGAGGAGGAGGGCGGCTTCGCGATGAGGCAGTGGGTTGATGAACATTGAGAGTGCGGCGCGGACGCTCGTCACACCCCCGCCTCCGCCAATTTCTCCGCCTGCTCCCGCGTCGCCAGTTCGTCAATGAACGTGTCAATGTCGCCGTCCATCACCGATGGCAGGTTGAAGGACGAGACGCCGATTCGGTGATCGGTGACCCGGCCCTGCGGGAAGTTGTAGGTGCGGATCTTCTCGCTCCGGTCGCCGCTACCCACCTGGCTCTTGCGCTCGGCAGAGGCCGCCGTCTGCCGCTTTTCCATTTCGGCTTCGTAGAGCCGCGCCCGCAAAATGCTCATCGCCCGCAATCGGTTCTGAGTTTGCGAGCGCTCGTCTTCGCAGGTGACGACGAGGCCGGTGGGGATGTGAGTGAGGCGCACTGCGGTCGCGTTCTTTTGTACGTTCTGACCGCCCGCGCTGGAGGCGCGGTAGGTGTCAATCTTCACGTCCTTCTCCGGCACGTCAATTTCCACTTCGTCCACCTCGGCCAGCACGGCCACGGTGGCGGTGGAAGTGTGAATCCGGCCCGACGACTCGGTGACGGGGACCCGTTGAACCCGGTGCACACCCGACTCGAACTTGAGCCGCGAGTACGCACCCTTGCCGCTCACTTCAAAAATCACCTCTTTGAAACCGCCGATTCCGCTCTCGTTCGACGACATCAAGGACGCCTTCCAGCCGCGCCCTTCGGCGTAACGAGTGTACATGCGGTAAAGCTCGGCGGCAAACAACCCGGCCTCGTCGCCGCCCGCCCCGGCCCGAATTTCGACAATCACGCTCTTCTGGTCGCGCGGGTCGCGCGGCAAGAGCAGTTCTTTCAGTTGCCCTTCGAGTTCAGCCTGTTTCTTTTCTAGATCGGGGATTTCGGCCTCGGCTAGTTCTCTCATTTCTTCGTTGTCGAGCAAGGCGCGGGCGTCGGCCAGGTTCTTGAGCACGTCCTTGTACTCGCGGAACTTGGTCACAATCTCTTCCAGCGACGACCGCTCTTTGGCGAACTCGGCGACTTTGGCGTAGTTGTCCAACTGAGCCGGGTCGGACATCAGGCGGTTCAGTTCTTCGTAGCGGGTTTCGATTCCGGTGAGTTTATCGAGCATGGCGGTCACATAAAAAATCCCACAGCGGGTGGGAGGGTGAAACGATTATAACACTGAAGGAATAGGAGGAATGGATTTATCGAAGGTGACGGGAAATAGGAGTAAGGTTGTTGTATTTTTCCTTTATTAGCATACAATCGTGTCAACAACCGGGGAACTCAGAACGCCAGTGCCTGCCTTCGCCAATCGGGTATATAATGTCACCACATTTGTAGTCACAACGGAGTCTGAGATGCAAAAAACATTGCGCGCGAATACGATTGGAGTGCGTGAACTGCGCCTGAGCGCTAGCAAGATTCTGCGCCGCGTGCGCGAGAAAGGCGAAGCGATTGACATCACTTATCGCGGGCAGGTGATCGCCCGTATCATTCCCGCCGCTCCGACCAAACCTGATCCGCAAGTGCTCGGGGCGATCTGGG
This genomic interval from Chloroflexota bacterium contains the following:
- the prmC gene encoding peptide chain release factor N(5)-glutamine methyltransferase — translated: MTSVRAALSMFINPLPHREAALLLAHTLGQSREWVLAHPEAELTPEQGERFAKLVEQAEHGVPLPYLLGQWEFFGLNFKITPDVLIPRPETELLVEKAIVISEQWAVNSEREQGTGDGSLFTVVDVGTGSGIIAVTLAVKLPHAHIVATDISAAALDVARANAVAHGVANRVQFIHGDLLEGVDKVNLICANLPYIPTAELETLPVARHEPALALDGGPDGLRVIERLLATAGDHLLPGGALLAETAATQGKAAASLACHYFPSARVEVHKDLAGLDRLLLIEMHNSQFSMRN
- the prfA gene encoding peptide chain release factor 1 — its product is MLDKLTGIETRYEELNRLMSDPAQLDNYAKVAEFAKERSSLEEIVTKFREYKDVLKNLADARALLDNEEMRELAEAEIPDLEKKQAELEGQLKELLLPRDPRDQKSVIVEIRAGAGGDEAGLFAAELYRMYTRYAEGRGWKASLMSSNESGIGGFKEVIFEVSGKGAYSRLKFESGVHRVQRVPVTESSGRIHTSTATVAVLAEVDEVEIDVPEKDVKIDTYRASSAGGQNVQKNATAVRLTHIPTGLVVTCEDERSQTQNRLRAMSILRARLYEAEMEKRQTAASAERKSQVGSGDRSEKIRTYNFPQGRVTDHRIGVSSFNLPSVMDGDIDTFIDELATREQAEKLAEAGV
- the holA gene encoding DNA polymerase III subunit delta — encoded protein: MPLPQLAILHGDDDFAIAGRVTELKAEMGDPSLASLNIAELDGKTITLAELRGACDTMPFLTEKRLIIVRGLLTRLTGKTTDDAGHSAEEAAGAGASSQNFVDGLIAYFPELMPSTALALVEPKAVNERSRILKAAEKAPGVEIKKFDVPQGPQMMQWIIRRAKAGGGEFSPAGAEALATAVGDEPRMLAHEIEKLLAYVNWARPVEKADVEQLTPAAGEAEIWDLVDALGTRNAQLAINKYHTLLNMPSQDQFAIFGMIVRQFRLLLLVREILDNGGNTTLVMQTLNQKPYPAEKLVKQARNFTLSKLETIYRRLLDLDLTLKSGGAEDTTAIDTFIAGLTA
- a CDS encoding type II toxin-antitoxin system prevent-host-death family antitoxin, with translation MQKTLRANTIGVRELRLSASKILRRVREKGEAIDITYRGQVIARIIPAAPTKPDPQVLGAIWADLDRVAEEIGQRWPAGLSAAEAVSVERR